The genomic window CCGCTGCGCGTGCAACTGATCGCCAAGACCGACTTCTTGGCACCCCCCGACGTGCCGTGGAGCACCGACGCCGACGGGGGCTCGGCCCTGACCGAGTTCGCCGGGCGCGCCTGCTATCAGAGTTGGTCCAAGCCCAACCCGCGAACCGCCACCAACGCCGGCTACATCAAGCACATCATCGACGTCGGGCACTTCTCGGTGCTCGAGCACGCCAGCGTGTCGTTCTACGTCACCGGCATCTCCCGCAGTTGCACCCATGAGCTGATCCGCCACCGGCACTTCTCCTACTCGCAGCTCTCCCAGCGCTATGTGCCCGAAACCGATTCGCGAGTCGTGGTGCCACCCGGCATGGAGGATGACCCCGAACTTCAACAGATCCTGACCGATGCCGCCGACGCCAGCCGCGCCACCTACATCGACCTGCTGGCCAAGCTGGAAGCCAAGTTCGCTGACCAACCCAACGCGGTGCTGCGCCGCAAGCAAGCGCGGCAAGCCGCCCGCGCGGTGCTGCCCAACGCCACCGAAACCCGCATCGTCGTCACCGGCAACTACCGCGCCTGGCGGCACTTCATCGCCATGCGGGCCAGCGAGCACGCCGACGTGGAGATCCGGCGACTGGCCATCGAATGCCTGCGCCAACTCGTCGCGGTCGCGCCCGCGGTGTTCGCCGACTTCGAGGTCTCCACACTGGCCGACGGCACCGAGGTCGCCACGAGCCCGCTGGCTACCGAAGCCTGACGCCAAGCTCAGCCAAGACACAGCCGCGCCTGCTCAAGAGCTTGCCGACGCCAGGTAACCTGGACAACCGTGAGCACCGTCGGATTCGACGCTCCCGCGCGCCTGGGGACCCTGCTGACCGCGATGGCGACGCCATTCGGTCCGGAAGGCGCCCTGGACACCGCCGCGGCGGCACGCCTGGCCAACCATCTGGTGGATCAGGGGTGTGACGGTCTGGTGGTATCCGGGACCACCGGTGAGTCTCCGACCACCACCGATGACGAGAAGCTCGAACTGCTGCGGGTGGTATTGGAGGCGGTCGGCGACCGGGCCCGGGTCATCGCCGGCGCCGGC from Mycobacterium kubicae includes these protein-coding regions:
- the thyX gene encoding FAD-dependent thymidylate synthase translates to MAETAPLRVQLIAKTDFLAPPDVPWSTDADGGSALTEFAGRACYQSWSKPNPRTATNAGYIKHIIDVGHFSVLEHASVSFYVTGISRSCTHELIRHRHFSYSQLSQRYVPETDSRVVVPPGMEDDPELQQILTDAADASRATYIDLLAKLEAKFADQPNAVLRRKQARQAARAVLPNATETRIVVTGNYRAWRHFIAMRASEHADVEIRRLAIECLRQLVAVAPAVFADFEVSTLADGTEVATSPLATEA